In one window of Mercurialis annua linkage group LG4, ddMerAnnu1.2, whole genome shotgun sequence DNA:
- the LOC126678449 gene encoding uncharacterized protein LOC126678449, which produces MVIKGRKRAAVIESDGSTSKTPTSKKAKTEGASSVKSKGLKEEGGMVVNTLIRPKFIDWKFFGKKDMPFREWFEVQGWLSFLKIKEVMYVLLVKEFFSTLSVGKEDSFKVTLKGKSFIITLDVLSEAFGIPNRGAKIAKKSEIKKASDFQEDHFKKEICEGKRAGLLDVSSASLSTNFRVLHKFITAFIAPKSGSLDYVSSIELCLMWHIVKKRKFNLCYLIMNLLTNSSKSKGMPYAMLLTVLFDHIGVNLSKAVSTALKESDVIGQGFVSKTKKFKESKEIETTQFVDDEELASGEDKTQEKEKSEEASEKEVSSEEKEDSEEEAESSEKEIFESAKGKDLVLEVSDSINSEKTDSEDLETLQEALQKKRNQGIQIKATSTRIPKLPIRRKIVLTKHGVPKETAHRKKDSKTPSQELPSYNIDDIVETGKNTEEEDIETKKDIEQTTLGDKTKGETSKAKKTVEAASTEANVDTSEAKTRALLADKFQMFDRAARESLDLWLTEMKKEFLNLMIPTAPIPALSPLKQVEKESIGTDVVRSISGADPETTEPLNIDSPISKAVQSSIPPSVSKRATRSSTKFETAKISPGEIGSKDKPAYGCFCYKSYIFQLILSTVCFYQDNLIKSLRAAQANSGSRRIVKDQERTKYE; this is translated from the exons ATGGTTATTAAAGGAAGGAAAAGGGCTGCTGTCATTGAGTCTGATGGGTCTACCTCAAAGACTCCCACTTCGAAAAAGGCAAAAACTGAAGGAGCTAGTTCAGTCAAAAGCAAAGGTTTGAAGGAAGAAGGAGGAATGGTTGTCAACACTCTGATCCGGCCAAAGTTTATAGATTGGAAATTTTTTGGAAAAAAGGACATGCCTTTTAGAGAATGGTTCGAAGTTCAAGGATGGTTAAGCTTTCTAAAGATCAAAGAGGTGATGTATGTTCTGTTGGTGAAAGAATTCTTCTCTACACTCTCTGTAGGAAAAGAAGACAGCTTTAAGGTGACTCTTAAAGGTAAAAGCTTTATCATTACTCTTGATGTTCTTTCAGAAGCTTTTGGAATACCAAATAGAGGAGCTAAAATAGCTAAGAAGAGTGAGATCAAGAAAGCTTCAGACTTTCAGGAGGATCATTTTAAAAAGGAAATCTGTGAAGGAAAAAGAGCTGGGCTTTTAGATGTTTCTTCAGCATCTCTGAGTACAAACTTTCGGGTATTACACAAGTTCATTACTGCTTTTATTGCCCCAAAGTCAGGTTCTCTTGATTATGTGAGTAGTATTGAGCTATGTTTGATGTGGCACATTGTTAAGAAAAGGAAGTTCAACCTTTGTTACTTGATCATGAACTTGCTAACCAACTCTTCAAAATCTAAAGGTATGCCCTATGCTATGTTGTTAACTGTGTTGTTTGATCATATTGGTGTAAACTTGTCAAAGGCAGTCTCTACTGCTTTGAAGGAGTCAGATGTGATAGGTCAAGGCTTTGTgtcaaaaacaaagaaatttaAGGAGTCCAAAGAAATTGAAACAACTCAGTTTGTGGATGATGAAGAGCTGGCAAGTGGTGAAGATAAGACTCAAGAAAAGGAAAAATCAGAAGAGGCATCTGAGAAAGAGGTTAGCTCTGAGGAGAAGGAGGActcagaagaagaagcagaatcCTCAGAAAAAGAGATCTTTGAATCTGCAAAAGGAAAAGATTTGGTTTTGGAGGTTTCTGACTCTATCAATTCAGAGAAGACTGACTCAGAAGACTTGGAGACTCTGCAAGAAGCTCTTCAAAAGAAAAGGAATCAAGGCATCCAGATCAAGGCTACTAGTACTCGAATTCCAAAGCTTCCTATCCGAAGAAAAATTGTGTTAACCAAGCATGGTGTTCCAAAAGAAACTGCTCACAGGAAGAAGGATTCAAAAACTCCCTCACAGGAGCTTCCAAGTTATAACATTGATGACATTGTGGAAACTGGGAAAAATACAGAGGAAGAGGACATTGAAACAAAGAAGGACATTGAGCAGACAACTTTGGGGGACAAAACAAAAGGGGAGACTAGCAAAGCTAAGAAGACTGTTGAAGCTGCTTCCACTGAGGCTAATGTGGACACATCTGAAGCTAAAACTAGAGCTCTTCTAGCTGACAAATTTCAGATGTTTGATAGAGCTGCAAGAGAAAGCTTGGATTTATGGCTCACTGAGATGAAAAAGGAGTTTCTGAACTTGATGATTCCAACTGCTCCTATTCCTGCCTTATCTCCATTGAAGCAAGTTGAGAAGGAATCAATAGGTACTGATGTGGTGAGAAGTATCTCTGGAGCTGATCCAGAAACTACTGAGCCTTTGAACATTGATTCTCCTATCTCAAAAGCTGTTCAGTCCAGCATTCCCCCTTCTGTTTCTAAAAGAGCCACCCGTTCATCCACCAAGTTTGAAACCGCAAAGATCTCACCTGGTGAAATAGGTTCCAAGGACAAACCTGCT TATGGCTGTTTCTGCTATAAGTCTTACATATTCCAACTGATCTTATCCACTGTTTGCTTCTATCAAGATAATTTGATTAAGAGTCTTCGTGCA GCTCAAGCTAATTCTGGAAGCAGAAGAATAGTCAAAGATCAAGAAAGAACAAAGTATGAATAA
- the LOC126678916 gene encoding L-type lectin-domain containing receptor kinase IX.1-like: MKILLTFMILQSITADSFSFNISNFKSEANDIIYDGDAQVVNGSIELITNFNVGYRVGQASYAKSILLWNSSSQKSSDFITHFSFTIDKSNQTPFADGFAFFIAPLDYEFPRTNSSGGYLGLFNSTITRNKIVFVEFDTFRNAQWDPPFAHVGINNGTLNSANYVRWTVDAGESADAWIAYNSTTKNLSVFWTYEKDVVYMGNSTVSYIIDLMKILPEQVKIGFSGSTGVYFQQNLIHSWRFTSQNTELSVANIPNTKRKKGMMSKIGVGAGVIGVSLVILVIGIGSFVVRRRRIKNNTSRNKREASSINDDLERGALPRIFGYEELEKATNGFADHMKLGSGGSGQVYRGKLNDIGRVVAVKKISTEFAHSERVFINEVKIISRVIHRNLVQFIGWCHDRGNFLLVYDYMPNGSLDTHLFGNRSEITLPWKIRYKTAIDIASALHYLHEDAEQCVLHRDIKSANVLLDADFSAKLGDFGVAKLVDTRLKTQKTNIVGTYGYLAPEYAYGGKASKESDIFSFGIVALELAYGRRTYFDGEDHTALAKGIWQHYLAGNILEAADERLRSDFDKDEMECLLKVGLLCAHPKDKERPRAGEVIKILKFEVPVPDLPHDAHDATIPLLHRASSSLENDGTVAVMTTSSIHLGR; this comes from the coding sequence ATGAAGattcttttaacttttatgaTTCTTCAATCAATAACTGCTGATTCATTTTCCTTTAATATATCAAACTTCAAATCAGAAGCAAATGATATTATTTATGACGGTGATGCTCAGGTTGTTAACGGATCAATTGAACTCATCACCAATTTCAACGTGGGATATCGCGTTGGTCAAGCTTCATATGCAAAGAGTATACTTCTCTGGAACTCATCGTCTCAAAAATCTTCAGATTTCATCACCCATTTCTCATTCACCATTGATAAAAGTAATCAAACACCTTTTGCTGATGGCTTTGCTTTTTTCATCGCTCCTCTTGACTATGAATTTCCAAGAACTAATTCATCTGGTGGGTATCTTGGTTTATTCAATTCTACTATTACTCGTAACAAGATTGTTTTCGTCGAATTCGATACGTTTCGTAACGCGCAGTGGGATCCGCCATTTGCTCATGTGGGGATCAATAATGGAACGCTTAACTCTGCAAATTATGTGAGATGGACAGTTGACGCGGGCGAGTCAGCTGATGCATGGATAGCTTATAATTCTACTACCAAGAATCTGAGTGTTTTCTGGACTTATGAGAAAGATGTGGTGTACATGGGAAATTCTACTGTTTCATACATAATCGATCTGATGAAGATTCTTCCTGAACAGGTTAAAATAGGGTTTTCAGGTTCTACTGGGGTTTATTTTCAACAAAACCTCATCCACTCATGGCGATTCACGAGTCAAAACACCGAGTTATCAGTTGCAAATATTCCGAatactaaaagaaaaaaaggtaTGATGAGCAAAATTGGAGTTGGAGCTGGAGTAATTGGTGTTTCTCTGGTTATTCTTGTAATCGGGATCGGTTCTTTTGTTGTAAGAAGGAGAAGAATCAAGAATAATACATCTAGAAATAAACGAGAAGCTAGTTCGATCAATGATGATCTCGAAAGAGGCGCCTTGCCGCGGATATTTGGTTACGAAGAATTGGAGAAGGCAACAAATGGTTTTGCAGATCACATGAAGCTCGGCAGTGGAGGATCCGGCCAAGTTTATAGAGGCAAGTTGAATGATATTGGCCGTGTGGTTGCAGTTAAGAAAATTTCCACGGAATTTGCCCACTCGGAGCGAGTTTTTATCAACGAAGTGAAGATAATAAGTCGAGTTATACATCGAAATCTCGTGCAATTCATCGGTTGGTGTCACGATCGAGGAAATTTCTTGCTAGTTTATGACTACATGCCTAATGGCAGTCTCGACACTCATCTTTTCGGCAATAGATCAGAGATTACTCTACCATGGAAGATCCGATACAAAACAGCTATAGACATAGCCTCAGCACTTCACTATCTTCACGAAGACGCGGAGCAATGCGTCCTTCATAGAGATATAAAATCGGCTAATGTACTACTAGACGCAGATTTCAGCGCAAAACTCGGCGATTTTGGAGTTGCTAAACTCGTAGACACTCGACTCAAAACTCAAAAGACTAATATAGTCGGCACATATGGCTACTTAGCTCCGGAATATGCATACGGAGGGAAAGCAAGCAAAGAATCGGACATTTTCAGCTTCGGAATCGTAGCCTTAGAGCTTGCATACGGAAGAAGGACTTATTTTGACGGAGAGGATCACACCGCGCTGGCGAAAGGGATTTGGCAGCATTATCTTGCAGGAAACATTCTTGAAGCTGCAGATGAGAGATTGAGGTCGGATTTCGATAAGGACGAAATGGAATGTCTTTTGAAGGTGGGATTATTATGTGCTCATCCGAAAGATAAAGAAAGACCGAGAGCTGGAGAAGTGATTAAGATTCTGAAATTTGAAGTTCCAGTTCCAGATCTTCCTCATGATGCTCATGATGCGACGATTCCATTACTACATAGAGCATCATCATCACTAGAAAATGATGGTACAGTAGCAGTTATGACTACTTCAAGCATACATCTTGGTCGCTAA
- the LOC126677312 gene encoding DExH-box ATP-dependent RNA helicase DExH1 isoform X1 yields the protein MCLSCARSLGAHSFSFTLFSKRLSSLPNHLPSFHLPHISTQAMSQRPNFQGGRRGGRGGGGRGGGGGRGGRGRGGGGGEQRWWDPVWRAERLRQNAAEMEVLDENEWWGKMEKMKNSGEQEMIFKRNYSRTDQQTLSDMAYRLNLYFHAYNKGKALVVSKIPLPDYRADLDERHGSTQKEIHMSTETERRVGNLLNSTQRAVPENDSGASSNQGEKQPLAGPRIIKPVSTTEKDSAKEKLSVEIKQRQDKIMASDTAKEMLSFREKLPAFKVKYEFLKAVEENQVLVISGETGCGKTTQLPQYILEEEISRLRGADCNIMCTQPRRISAISVAARISSERGENLGETVGYQIRLEAKRSAQTRLLFCTTGVLLRQLVQDPNLSGVSHLLVDEIHERGMNEDFLLIILHDLLPRRPDLRLILMSATINADLFSKYFGNAPTLHIPGLTFPVTELFLEDILEKSHYRIQSEPDNFRGNSRRGRKKEQDLKKDPLTELYEDVNIDSEYKNYSSSTRLSLEAWSGSQLDLGLVEATIEYICRHEGGGAILVFLTGWDEISKLLDKIKGNNLLGNQSKFLVLPLHGSMPTVNQREIFDRPPPNRRKIVLATNIAESSITIDDVVYVVDCGKAKETSYDALNKLACLLPSWISKASAHQRRGRAGRVQAGVCYRLYPKIIHDAMPQYQLPEILRTPLQQLCLHIKSLQLGAVGPFLAKALQPPDALSVQNAIELLKTIGAVDDNEELTPLGRHLCTLPLDPNIGKMLLMGCVFQCLNPALTIAAALAHRNPFVLPIEMKNEADAAKRSFAGDSCSDHIALVKAFEGYKDAKRNRNERSFCWDNYLSPITLRMMEDMREQFLDLLSDIGFVDKSRGAIAYNQYSHDLEMVSAILCAGLYPNVVQCKRRGKRTAFYTKEVGKVDMHPGSVNAGVHIFPLPYMVYSEKVKTTGIYIRDSTNISDYALLLFGGNLIPSKNGEGIEMLGDYLHFSASKSVIELIRKLRAELDKLLKRKIVEPSLDISLEGKGVVSAVVELLHSYDVRS from the exons ATGTGCCTTTCGTGTGCGCGCTCACTCGGCGCTCACTCATTTTCTTTCACTCTCTTTTCTAAACGTCTCTCTTCACTACCAAACCACTTGCCTTCTTTTCATTTGCCACACATCTCTACTCAAGCCATGTCTCAACGTCCCAACTTCCAAGGCGGCCGGCGCGGTGGTCGCGGCGGAGGGGGACGCGGTGGAGGAGGAGGACGCGGCGGAAGAGGAAgaggtggaggtggtggtgagCAACGGTGGTGGGATCCTGTGTGGCGTGCTGAGCGTTTGAGACAGAATGCTGCTGAG ATGGAAGTTCTTGACGAGAATGAATGGTGGGGTAAGATGGAGAAAATGAAGAATTCAGGGGAGCAGGAGATGATATTCAAGCGTAATTACAGTCGCACTGACCAGCAAACCCTCTCTGATATGGCTTATCGACTGAATCTTTACTT TCATGCATACAATAAAGGGAAGGCTCTTGTGGTTAGCAAAATTCCATTACCAGATTATCGGGCTGATCTTGATGAGCGCCATGGATCCACGCAGAAAGAG ATCCACATGTCTACTGAGACTGAGAGGAGAGTTGGAAATCTTCTGAATAGCACACAAAGAGCAGTACCTGAAAATGATTCAGGTGCATCATCTAATCAGGGGGAGAAACAACCATTAGCTGGTCCAAGGATAATTAAACCTGTCTCTACCACTGAGAAAGATTCCGCTAAGGAAAAACTTAGTGTTGAAATAAAACAACGTCAGGATAAAATAATG GCAAGTGATACTGCAAAAGAAATGTTGTCTTTTAGGGAAAAGCTCCCTGCATTTAAAGTGAAATACGAGTTTCTGAAAGCTGTTGAAGAAAATCAG GTGCTAGTAATTTCAGGAGAGACAGGTTGTGGTAAAACTACACAGCTGCCTCAGTATATATTAGAAGAGGAGATATCGCGCCTTCGAGGTGCTGATTGCAACATAATGTGCACACAACCCCGCCGAATTTCCGCCATCTCTGTTGCTGCCCGAATATCTTCTGAAAGGGGTGAGAATCTTGGTGAAACTGTTGGTTATCAGATCCGCCTGGAGGCAAAGCGCTCTGCTCAAACTCGACTCTTGTTTTGCACCACTGGCGTTTTACTTCGGCAGTTG GTTCAAGATCCTAATTTAAGTGGTGTGAGCCATTTGTTAGTGGATGAAATCCATGAAAGAGGCATGAATGAGGactttctattaattattttgcACGACCTTCTTCCTCGGCGTCCAGATTTACGTCTTATTCTAATGAGTGCGACAATAAATGCTGATTTGTTCTCAAAATACTTTGGAAATGCCCCAACTCTTCATATACCg GGATTGACTTTCCCTGTAACAGAGTTATTCCTAGAAGACATATTGGAAAAATCTCACTATAGAATCCAATCAGAGCCTGACAACTTCAGGGGGAATTCACGAAGGGGGAGGAAAAAGGAGCAAGATTTGAAGAAAGATCCTTTAACTGAATTATATGAG GATGTTAATATTGACTCTGAATACAAGAACTACAGCTCATCTACTCGGCTTTCTCTTGAAGCTTGGTCGGGTTCACAGCTTGACTTGGGTCTG GTGGAGGCAACAATTGAATACATTTGTCGCCATGAAGGGGGTGGTGCTATTCTTGTGTTTCTTACTGGCTGGGATGAGATTTCAAAGCTACTTGACAAAATTAAAGGAAACAATCTTCTAGGAAACCAGAGCAAGTTTCTGGTCCTTCCCCTTCATGGTTCAATGCCTACTGTTAACCAACGTGAAATATTTGACCGCCCTCCCCCTAATAGGCG AAAAATTGTTCTGGCAACAAATATTGCAGAGAGCAGCATCACTATAGATGATGTTGTGTATGTTGTAGACTGTGGAAAAGCAAAGGAAACCAGTTATGATGCTCTAAACAAACTGGCCTGTCTATTACCATCTTGGATTTCAAAGGCTTCAGCACATCAG AGACGAGGTCGTGCTGGCCGTGTGCAAGCTGGAGTTTGTTATAGATTGTATCCAAAAATTATCCATGATGCAATGCCTCAGTATCAGTTACCTGAAATACTGCGAACACCTCTACAACAGCTATGCCTGCACATCAAAAGTTTGCAACTTGGAGCTGTAGGACCGTTTTTGGCGAAGGCACTTCAACCACCAGATGCTCTTTCTGTTCAAAATGCTATTGAACTCCTTAAAACCATTGGAGCTGTAGATGATAATGAAGAGCTTACTCCTCTTG GTCGCCACCTTTGTACCCTACCTCTGGACCCAAACATTGGAAAGATGCTTCTGATGGGGTGTGTCTTCCAATGCCTCAATCCTGCTTTAACAATTGCTGCTGCTCTTGCACATCGCAACCCATTTGTTCTTCCAatagaaatgaaaaatgaagcTGATGCTGCAAAGAGATCATTCGCCGGTGATTCTTGCAG TGACCACATTGCACTTGTTAAAGCTTTTGAGGGATACAAGGACGCAAAACGTAATCGAAATGAGCGATCATTTTGTTGGGATAATTACTTATCCCCAATAACTTTGAGGATGATGGAGGATATGAGAGAGCAATTTTTGGACCTTCTGTCAGATATTGGATTTGTTGACAAATCCAGGGGTGCTATT GCTTACAATCAATACAGCCACGACTTGGAGATGGTATCAGCAATCCTTTGTGCGGGACTTTACCCAAATGTTGTGCAGTGCAAAAGAAGAGGGAAACGAACAGCATTCTACACTAAAGAAGTTGGGAAAGTCGATATGCATCCCGGATCTGTAAATGCAGGGGTTCATATCTTCCCCTTGCCATATATGGTTTATAGCGAAAAGGTGAAAACAACCGGCATTTATATCCGAGACTCTACTAATATATCAGATTATGCACTACTACTATTTGGTGGTAATCTCATCCCTAGCAAAAATGGGGAAGGTATTGAGATGCTCGGAGATTACCTTCATTTTTCCGCATCAAAGAGTGTTATAGAATTGATACGG AAATTGCGAGCTGAACTGGACAAGCTTCTGAAGAGGAAGATTGTGGAACCGAGTTTGGACATATCTTTGGAGGGAAAGGGAGTTGTTTCTGCTGTGGTGGAGTTATTGCACAGTTATGATGTACGTAGCTAA
- the LOC126677312 gene encoding DExH-box ATP-dependent RNA helicase DExH1 isoform X2: MSTETERRVGNLLNSTQRAVPENDSGASSNQGEKQPLAGPRIIKPVSTTEKDSAKEKLSVEIKQRQDKIMASDTAKEMLSFREKLPAFKVKYEFLKAVEENQVLVISGETGCGKTTQLPQYILEEEISRLRGADCNIMCTQPRRISAISVAARISSERGENLGETVGYQIRLEAKRSAQTRLLFCTTGVLLRQLVQDPNLSGVSHLLVDEIHERGMNEDFLLIILHDLLPRRPDLRLILMSATINADLFSKYFGNAPTLHIPGLTFPVTELFLEDILEKSHYRIQSEPDNFRGNSRRGRKKEQDLKKDPLTELYEDVNIDSEYKNYSSSTRLSLEAWSGSQLDLGLVEATIEYICRHEGGGAILVFLTGWDEISKLLDKIKGNNLLGNQSKFLVLPLHGSMPTVNQREIFDRPPPNRRKIVLATNIAESSITIDDVVYVVDCGKAKETSYDALNKLACLLPSWISKASAHQRRGRAGRVQAGVCYRLYPKIIHDAMPQYQLPEILRTPLQQLCLHIKSLQLGAVGPFLAKALQPPDALSVQNAIELLKTIGAVDDNEELTPLGRHLCTLPLDPNIGKMLLMGCVFQCLNPALTIAAALAHRNPFVLPIEMKNEADAAKRSFAGDSCSDHIALVKAFEGYKDAKRNRNERSFCWDNYLSPITLRMMEDMREQFLDLLSDIGFVDKSRGAIAYNQYSHDLEMVSAILCAGLYPNVVQCKRRGKRTAFYTKEVGKVDMHPGSVNAGVHIFPLPYMVYSEKVKTTGIYIRDSTNISDYALLLFGGNLIPSKNGEGIEMLGDYLHFSASKSVIELIRKLRAELDKLLKRKIVEPSLDISLEGKGVVSAVVELLHSYDVRS, from the exons ATGTCTACTGAGACTGAGAGGAGAGTTGGAAATCTTCTGAATAGCACACAAAGAGCAGTACCTGAAAATGATTCAGGTGCATCATCTAATCAGGGGGAGAAACAACCATTAGCTGGTCCAAGGATAATTAAACCTGTCTCTACCACTGAGAAAGATTCCGCTAAGGAAAAACTTAGTGTTGAAATAAAACAACGTCAGGATAAAATAATG GCAAGTGATACTGCAAAAGAAATGTTGTCTTTTAGGGAAAAGCTCCCTGCATTTAAAGTGAAATACGAGTTTCTGAAAGCTGTTGAAGAAAATCAG GTGCTAGTAATTTCAGGAGAGACAGGTTGTGGTAAAACTACACAGCTGCCTCAGTATATATTAGAAGAGGAGATATCGCGCCTTCGAGGTGCTGATTGCAACATAATGTGCACACAACCCCGCCGAATTTCCGCCATCTCTGTTGCTGCCCGAATATCTTCTGAAAGGGGTGAGAATCTTGGTGAAACTGTTGGTTATCAGATCCGCCTGGAGGCAAAGCGCTCTGCTCAAACTCGACTCTTGTTTTGCACCACTGGCGTTTTACTTCGGCAGTTG GTTCAAGATCCTAATTTAAGTGGTGTGAGCCATTTGTTAGTGGATGAAATCCATGAAAGAGGCATGAATGAGGactttctattaattattttgcACGACCTTCTTCCTCGGCGTCCAGATTTACGTCTTATTCTAATGAGTGCGACAATAAATGCTGATTTGTTCTCAAAATACTTTGGAAATGCCCCAACTCTTCATATACCg GGATTGACTTTCCCTGTAACAGAGTTATTCCTAGAAGACATATTGGAAAAATCTCACTATAGAATCCAATCAGAGCCTGACAACTTCAGGGGGAATTCACGAAGGGGGAGGAAAAAGGAGCAAGATTTGAAGAAAGATCCTTTAACTGAATTATATGAG GATGTTAATATTGACTCTGAATACAAGAACTACAGCTCATCTACTCGGCTTTCTCTTGAAGCTTGGTCGGGTTCACAGCTTGACTTGGGTCTG GTGGAGGCAACAATTGAATACATTTGTCGCCATGAAGGGGGTGGTGCTATTCTTGTGTTTCTTACTGGCTGGGATGAGATTTCAAAGCTACTTGACAAAATTAAAGGAAACAATCTTCTAGGAAACCAGAGCAAGTTTCTGGTCCTTCCCCTTCATGGTTCAATGCCTACTGTTAACCAACGTGAAATATTTGACCGCCCTCCCCCTAATAGGCG AAAAATTGTTCTGGCAACAAATATTGCAGAGAGCAGCATCACTATAGATGATGTTGTGTATGTTGTAGACTGTGGAAAAGCAAAGGAAACCAGTTATGATGCTCTAAACAAACTGGCCTGTCTATTACCATCTTGGATTTCAAAGGCTTCAGCACATCAG AGACGAGGTCGTGCTGGCCGTGTGCAAGCTGGAGTTTGTTATAGATTGTATCCAAAAATTATCCATGATGCAATGCCTCAGTATCAGTTACCTGAAATACTGCGAACACCTCTACAACAGCTATGCCTGCACATCAAAAGTTTGCAACTTGGAGCTGTAGGACCGTTTTTGGCGAAGGCACTTCAACCACCAGATGCTCTTTCTGTTCAAAATGCTATTGAACTCCTTAAAACCATTGGAGCTGTAGATGATAATGAAGAGCTTACTCCTCTTG GTCGCCACCTTTGTACCCTACCTCTGGACCCAAACATTGGAAAGATGCTTCTGATGGGGTGTGTCTTCCAATGCCTCAATCCTGCTTTAACAATTGCTGCTGCTCTTGCACATCGCAACCCATTTGTTCTTCCAatagaaatgaaaaatgaagcTGATGCTGCAAAGAGATCATTCGCCGGTGATTCTTGCAG TGACCACATTGCACTTGTTAAAGCTTTTGAGGGATACAAGGACGCAAAACGTAATCGAAATGAGCGATCATTTTGTTGGGATAATTACTTATCCCCAATAACTTTGAGGATGATGGAGGATATGAGAGAGCAATTTTTGGACCTTCTGTCAGATATTGGATTTGTTGACAAATCCAGGGGTGCTATT GCTTACAATCAATACAGCCACGACTTGGAGATGGTATCAGCAATCCTTTGTGCGGGACTTTACCCAAATGTTGTGCAGTGCAAAAGAAGAGGGAAACGAACAGCATTCTACACTAAAGAAGTTGGGAAAGTCGATATGCATCCCGGATCTGTAAATGCAGGGGTTCATATCTTCCCCTTGCCATATATGGTTTATAGCGAAAAGGTGAAAACAACCGGCATTTATATCCGAGACTCTACTAATATATCAGATTATGCACTACTACTATTTGGTGGTAATCTCATCCCTAGCAAAAATGGGGAAGGTATTGAGATGCTCGGAGATTACCTTCATTTTTCCGCATCAAAGAGTGTTATAGAATTGATACGG AAATTGCGAGCTGAACTGGACAAGCTTCTGAAGAGGAAGATTGTGGAACCGAGTTTGGACATATCTTTGGAGGGAAAGGGAGTTGTTTCTGCTGTGGTGGAGTTATTGCACAGTTATGATGTACGTAGCTAA